A portion of the Brassica oleracea var. oleracea cultivar TO1000 unplaced genomic scaffold, BOL UnpScaffold01125, whole genome shotgun sequence genome contains these proteins:
- the LOC106320912 gene encoding pentatricopeptide repeat-containing protein At1g26900, mitochondrial translates to MALRLYTTTRVESPLVQKLIEDLRCCRDVAQVSRIHGYMVKTGIDKDDFTVSKLIASSLQDIRYASSIFENVSNTNLFMFNTMLRGYSISDEPERAFPVFNQLRAKAFTLDRFSFIATLKSCARELCSRFGEGVHGIVLRSGFMPFTDLRNALLHFYCVTGRINDARKLFDEMPQRVDAVSFSALMNGYLQVSKPALALYLFRDMRKKEIIVNVSTLLSFLSATGDLGDLLGAESAHGLSIKTGLDLKLHLITALIGMYAKIGDTSSARRIFDCAARKDVVIWNCMIDQYAKLGLLEDCLWLLRQMKYEQMKPNSSTFVGLLSSCASYQASSIGQSVGDWVEEEGIALDAVLGTALVDMYAKLGMLDKAVEIFNRMKNKDVKSWTAMISAYGGHGLAREAINLFYKMEVENSNVKPNEITFLVVLNACSHGGLVMEGIICFKRMIEAYRFIPQVEHYGCVVDLLGRAGQLEEAYELIKNLPITSDSTAWRALLAACRVYGNADLGGRVRIKLVEMGERNFADAILLAGAHAVAGNPQGRQDLLDNELYKEKKEAGYSAIEIE, encoded by the coding sequence ATGGCATTGCGTCTATACACAACAACACGCGTTGAATCTCCACTGGTCCAGAAACTTATCGAAGATCTAAGATGTTGCAGAGACGTTGCCCAAGTTTCTCGAATCCATGGCTACATGGTGAAAACAGGGATCGACAAGGACGATTTCACAGTGAGCAAGCTCATTGCTTCCTCTCTTCAAGATATCCGATACGCCTCCTCGATCTTCGAGAATGTCTCCAACACTAATCTCTTCATGTTCAACACAATGCTGCGAGGTTATTCTATCAGCGACGAGCCAGAGCGAGCCTTTCCTGTTTTTAACCAATTGAGAGCTAAAGCTTTCACCTTGGATCGCTTCTCTTTCATCGCAACTCTAAAATCATGCGCTCGTGAATTGTGTAGTAGATTCGGTGAGGGTGTGCATGGGATTGTGCTGAGATCTGGGTTCATGCCGTTTACTGATTTGAGAAACgctcttcttcatttttactGTGTCACTGGGAGGATCAACGATGCTCGGAAactgttcgacgaaatgcctcAGAGGGTCGATGCTGTTTCGTTTAGTGCTTTGATGAATGGGTATCTTCAGGTTTCTAAACCTGCGTTGGCTCTGTATTTGTTCAGGGATATGCGGAAAAAAGAAATCATTGTTAATGTTAGTACCCTGCTTAGCTTTCTTTCGGCTACTGGTGATCTTGGAGACTTGTTAGGAGCAGAATCTGCTCATGGCTTGTCTATCAAGACTGGCCTTGATCTGAAGTTGCATTTAATCACTGCTTTGATAGGTATGTACGCCAAAATTGGGGACACGAGTTCAGCGCGCAGGATCTTTGATTGTGCTGCAAGGAAGGACGTTGTTATCTGGAACTGTATGATTGACCAGTATGCCAAATTGGGTCTACTGGAAGATTGTTTATGGCTACTGAGGCAGATGAAGTATGAACAAATGAAACCAAATTCATCTACATTTGTTGGGCTGTTGTCTTCCTGTGCGAGCTACCAAGCATCATCCATAGGACAGAGCGTTGGAGACTGGGTGGAAGAGGAAGGAATAGCTTTGGATGCAGTACTGGGAACCGCACTCGTTGATATGTATGCAAAACTAGGGATGCTTGACAAAGctgttgaaatttttaatagGATGAAGAACAAGGATGTCAAGTCTTGGACCGCAATGATCTCGGCTTACGGAGGGCATGGGCTAGCAAGAGAAGCAATAAACCTTTTCTATAAAATGGAGGTCGAGAACAGCAATGTGAAGCCCAATGAGATTACTTTCTTGGTTGTGTTGAATGCTTGTAGTCATGGAGGTCTGGTAATGGAAGGAATCATATGCTTTAAGAGGATGATTGAGGCATACCGCTTCATACCTCAAGTTGAGCATTATGGTTGTGTGGTTGATCTTTTAGGTCGAGCAGGGCAGTTAGAGGAAGCATATGAATTGATAAAGAATTTACCTATCACAAGCGACTCAACAGCTTGGCGTGCTTTGCTAGCTGCTTGTAGAGTCTATGGGAATGCAGATTTGGGGGGACGTGTGAGAATTAAATTGGTTGAAATGGGTGAGAGAAATTTTGCTGATGCAATTCTTTTGGCTGGAGCACATGCTGTTGCAGGGAATCCGCAAGGTCGACAAGATTTATTAGATAATGAATTgtataaagagaaaaaagaagctGGATATAGTGCCATTGAAATAGAATAG